tttttcagccGAACATTTATGTCGATAATTGGAGGAGTCGTTGCTGGAATTTTGGGGTTAACAGGGTTGATGGGATTTGTCTTTTATTTCCTAATTATGGGCATAACTTCAGCCGGACTGGCTGCCAAGGCTGGGTTTTCGATTCATTCGTACTTTGACAGCTGGAACAAGATTTTGCTAGATGGTTTCTTTGGCGGGCTTATGGTATTATTTTGCATCATAATAATTCATCTTCCAAGTTTTCCTCTTGCACTATATTCCAGAATTTCTCTGGACTCAGCATTTGCAGGATGTTATTTGGTGTGATGTGATATTACAACTTGCATCTGTATGGTAGAGGTCCTCAATATTTGGATTTTTCATTTGTCCTGGATTATTTAATTTGCATCTTTTAGTCCATTTAAATCTGCAAAGAAAGATTCTGCTGAACTTTTAGTGAAAAATATGTCTTGGTTACGTGCATTTTATCTTTGAGTAagatttgtgttttttttttaaaaaaagtaggATAGAACCTGATCTGTGAATTTGATCGAAAATAACAGTTATCTTTTATGctgcaaaataaaaagttgatgTACTGAAAGATGCCATTTGAAAACCTGAATTATTAGAATGAATTTGTGTGTTTTTAAGTTGCCAAGGGACTACAATTGTCAAGAAATGGAATTTTCTAAG
The Coffea arabica cultivar ET-39 chromosome 6c, Coffea Arabica ET-39 HiFi, whole genome shotgun sequence genome window above contains:
- the LOC113694257 gene encoding uncharacterized protein — its product is MAGRVDSDKLKEKASDNLNDLPTFNAENMQNNAKVMYYSRTFMSIIGGVVAGILGLTGLMGFVFYFLIMGITSAGLAAKAGFSIHSYFDSWNKILLDGFFGGLMSFVLFWTFAYDIVHIF